One genomic window of Cannabis sativa cultivar Pink pepper isolate KNU-18-1 chromosome 2, ASM2916894v1, whole genome shotgun sequence includes the following:
- the LOC115718477 gene encoding ABC transporter G family member 31, with the protein MAASNGSEYFEFDIEAGNESFGRPSNAESVAQDEEQLLWAAIARLPSQKRSNFALLRKSPSGKAGAETIDVTKLDRQGRENLVKKALATNDQDNNKLLSAIKERLDRVGIKVPNVEVRFENLNVVAKVQTGSRALPTLINFSRNAVESILTCLRICQPKRHSLTILNDISGVVKPGRMTLLLGPPGSGKSTLLLALAGKLDSNLKKSGKITYNGHELNEFCVQRTSAYIGQTENHIAELTVRETLDFAARCQGASEGFGAYMEDLARLEKERSIRPSPEIDAFMKAASVGGKKHSVSTDYIMKVLGLDICADTLVGSDMLRGISGGQRKRVTTGEMIVGPRKTLFMDEISTGLDSSTTFQIVKCIGNFVHHMEATVLLALLQPAPETFDLFDDLVVLSEGYIVYQGPREDVLEFFESLGFRLPPRKGVADFLQEVTSKRDQAQYWADHSKPYVFIPVSEIARAFKESRIGRSLQSHLSTPYDKSKSHPSALSKSRYAASKWELFKACYAREILLISRHRFLYIFRTCQVACVGFVTCTMFLRTRLHPVDEIEGNLYLACLFFGLVHMMFNGFSELPLMISRLPVFYKQRDNLFHPAWAWSVCSWLLRVPYSVIEAVVWSCVVYYTVGFAPGFGRFLRFMILLFSVHQMALGLFRMMASLARDMIIANTFGSAALLVIFLLGGFILPKEMIKPWWEWAFWLSPLSYGQRAISVNEFTATRWMEKSVLANNTVGYNVLHSHSLPTGDYWYWLGVGVLLVYALLFNNIVTLALTYLNPLTKPQTVIPTEVDKDNHSANGECENGVELKASAIDDNKKKGMILPFKPLTMTFNNVNYFVDMPKEMRSEGVPETRLQLLSEVSGVFSPGVLTALVGSSGAGKTTLMDVLAGRKTGGYIEGEIKISGYPKEQSAFARISGYVEQNDIHSPQVTVEESLWFSSSLRLPKEVNQEKRHEFVEEVMRLVELDTLRHALVGLPGSTGLSTEQRKRLTIAVELVANPSIIFMDEPTSGLDARAAAIVMRTVRNTVDTGRTVVCTIHQPSIDIFEAFDELLLMKRGGRLIYGGKLGLHSQTMISYFEKISEIPKIPRGYNPATWMLEVTTPATEERLGIDFATIYRNSEQYREVEASIEHFSTPTSGSEPLKFSSTYSQDRLSQFLICLWKQNLVYYRSPAYNAIRLIFTTVSALIFGSVFWNIGSRRESTQDLFMVMGALYAATMFLGVNNASSVQPVVSIERTVFYREKAAGMYSPFAYAIAQGLVEIPYIAAQTILYGVITYFMINYERTIGKFFLYLLFMFLTFTYFTFYGMMAVGLTPSQNLAAVISSAFYSLWNLLSGFLVPQPNIPGWWIWFYYICPVAWTLKGIISSQLGDVETRIVGPGFDGTVKEYLEVSLGYGPGMIGVSAIVLIGFSILFFTVFAVSVKVLNFQKR; encoded by the exons ATGGCGGCTTCCAACGGGAGCGAGTACTTTGAGTTCGACATTGAGGCTGGTAACGAATCTTTTGGAAGGCCTTCGAATGCCGAATCGGTGGCTCAAGATGAAGAGCAGCTTCTATGGGCAGCCATCGCCAGGTTACCTTCTCAGAAACGTTCTAACTTTGCTTTGCTCAGAAAGTCGCCTTCCGGTAAAGCAGGCGCTGAGACAATCGATGTAACTAAACTTGATCGTCAAGGACGTGAAAATCTCGTCAAGAAAGCCTTGGCTACAAACGATCAAGATAATAATAAGCTTCTTTCCGCCATTAAAGAACGCCTTGATAG AGTCGGAATTAAGGTGCCAAACGTCGAAGTTCGGTTCGAGAATTTGAACGTTGTGGCGAAGGTTCAAACTGGTTCAAGAGCTTTGCCTACCCTAATCAATTTCTCTCGTAATGCTGTTGAG AGTATCTTGACTTGTTTGAGAATATGTCAACCAAAACGACACTCTTTAACTATTCTAAACGACATCAGTGGGGTTGTGAAGCCAGGAAG GATGACTCTGCTCTTAGGGCCTCCAGGCTCGGGCAAATCAACTCTACTTTTAGCTCTGGCAGGGAAACTTGACAGCAACTTAAAG AAATCTGGGAAAATCACTTACAATGGACATGAACTTAATGAATTCTGTGTCCAAAGGACTTCTGCCTACATTGGCCAAACAGAAAACCATATAGCAGAATTGACTGTCAGAGAGACTTTGGACTTCGCAGCTAGGTGTCAAGGTGCAAGTGAAGGATTTGGAG CGTACATGGAGGATTTGGCTCGTTTAGAAAAGGAGAGGAGCATTCGTCCAAGTCCTGAGATAGATGCATTTATGAAG GCAGCATCTGTTGGTGGAAAAAAGCACAGTGTGTCAACAGATTATATAATGAAAGTGCTTGGCCTAGACATATGTGCTGATACGCTTGTTGGTAGTGACATGCTCAGAGGTATATCAGGTGGACAGAGAAAAAGAGTCACTACAG GAGAAATGATTGTAGGGCCAAGGAAAACCTTATTTATGGATGAAATCTCTACCGGGTTAGATAGCTCTACTACATTTCAAATTGTAAAATGTATTGGAAACTTTGTTCATCACATGGAAGCAACTGTACTACTAGCTCTTCTTCAGCCTGCTCCTGAGACATTTGATTTGTTTGACGATCTTGTGGTATTATCAGAAGGATATATTGTATACCAAGGTCCTAGGGAAGATGTTTTAGAGTTTTTTGAGTCATTGGGTTTCCGACTACCACCAAGAAAGGGTGTAGCAGATTTTCTACAAGAG GTGACATCCAAAAGGGATCAAGCTCAGTACTGGGCAGATCACTCCAAGCCATACGTGTTTATTCCCGTTTCAGAAATTGCTAGAGCCTTCAAAGAATCCAGAATTGGAAGGTCTCTGCAGTCTCATCTTTCTACGCCATATGACAAATCTAAAAGTCATCCATCAGCTTTATCAAAATCAAGATACGCAGCTTCAAAATGGGAACTGTTTAAAGCATGCTATGCACGGGAAATACTGTTGATCAGCAGGCACCGTTTTCTTTACATATTTAGGACATGTCAG GTAGCATGTGTTGGGTTCGTCACCTGCACAATGTTTCTTCGAACAAGATTACACCCTGTAGATGAGATAGAGGGCAATCTTTACCTGGCTTGCCTCTTCTTCGGTCTGGTTCACATGATGTTCAATGGATTTTCTGAGCTACCTCTTATGATATCTCGTCTTCCAGTGTTTTACAAACAAAGAGACAATTTGTTTCATCCTGCATGGGCATGGTCCGTGTGTAGTTGGCTTCTAAGGGTTCCTTACTCTGTTATTGAAGCCGTTGTCTGGTCTTGTGTTGTATACTACACTGTTGGTTTCGCCCCTGGCTTTGGGAG ATTTTTGCGCTTCATGATTTTACTCTTTTCTGTGCACCAAATGGCATTGGGTCTTTTCCGGATGATGGCATCCCTTGCTCGAGATATGATCATTGCCAACACATTTGGATCGGCTGCACTGCTAGTTATTTTCTTGTTGGGTGGATTCATCCTTCCTAAGG AAATGATTAAGCCATGGTGGGAATGGGCTTTTTGGCTGTCTCCACTTTCTTATGGACAACGTGCAATTTCCGTCAACGAATTTACAGCCACTAGGTGGATGGAG AAGTCAGTTCTTGCTAACAACACAGTTGGGTATAATGTTCTCCACTCACATAGCTTACCAACGGGTGATTATTGGTACTGGCTAGGAGTTGGAGTTTTATTGGTTTATGCGTTGCTTTTCAACAACATTGTGACTTTGGCCTTGACCTATCTTAATC CACTTACAAAACCCCAGACAGTCATTCCAACTGAAGTAGATAAAGACAATCATTCAGCAAATGGTG AGTGTGAGAATGGAGTCGAACTAAAAGCATCCGCTATAGATGACAACAAAAAGAAGGGAATGATTCTTCCATTTAAACCATTGACAATGACGTTCAATAATGTCAATTACTTTGTTGATATGCCAAAG GAAATGAGGTCAGAAGGTGTACCAGAAACTAGGTTACAGCTCTTATCGGAGGTAAGCGGAGTTTTCTCACCCGGTGTTCTCACAGCTTTGGTTGGGTCAAGTGGGGCTGGAAAGACTACTTTGATGGACGTGCTAGCTGGGAGGAAAACTGGTGGATACATAGAAGGTGAAATTAAGATCTCTGGCTACCCAAAAGAGCAAAGCGCTTTTGCAAGAATTTCAGGATATGTTGAGCAAAATGATATACACTCTCCTCAAGTGACAGTTGAAGAGTCTCTATGGTTTTCTTCATCTCTTCGCCTTCCAAAGGAAGTTAACCAAGAGAAAAGACAT GAGTTTGTTGAGGAAGTAATGAGATTAGTAGAGCTTGACACACTAAGGCATGCTTTGGTTGGCCTACCGGGTAGTACAGGGTTGTCAACAGAGCAAAGAAAGCGTTTAACAATTGCAGTGGAGCTTGTGGCAAatccttctattatttttatggatgaacctACATCTGGACTAGATGCACGAGCAGCAGCCATTGTGATGAGGACTGTACGCAATACTGTTGATACGGGAAGGACTGTAGTCTGTACCATACATCAACCAAGCATTGATATATTTGAGGCATTTGATGAG CTTCTTCTTATGAAACGAGGAGGCCGTCTCATATATGGAGGGAAACTTGGTCTACACTCACAAACGATGATAAGCTATTTTGAG AAAATTAGtgaaattcctaaaattcctcgcGGTTATAATCCAGCAACTTGGATGCTTGAGGTTACTACACCTGCTACTGAAGAAAGACTTGGTATTGACTTTGCAACTATCTATAGAAATTCAGAGCAATACAG GGAGGTTGAAGCTTCTATTGAGCATTTTAGTACTCCAACTTCTGGTTCAGAACCATTGAAATTCTCTTCCACTTATTCACAAGATAGACTCTCTCAATTTTTGATATGTTTGTGGAAACAAAATCTGGTATATTATAGAAGTCCAGCATACAATGCcataagattaattttcacgACAGTGAGCGCATTGATATTTGGTTCAGTATTTTGGAATATTGGCTCTAGAAG GGAATCAACCCAAGACTTGTTTATGGTTATGGGAGCTCTTTACGCTGCTACCATGTTTCTTGGGGTCAATAATGCATCTTCAGTACAACCCGTTGTTTCAATTGAAAGAACTGTATTCTATCGAGAGAAAGCTGCTGGAATGTATTCTCCGTTTGCTTATGCAATTGCCCAG GGCCTAGTAGAGATCCCATATATTGCGGCTCAGACCATACTTTATGGTGTCATTACCTATTTCATGATTAACTATGAAAGGACAATTG GAAAATTCTTTCTTTACCTTCTGTTCATGTTCTTGACATTCACATACTTTACGTTTTATGGCATGATGGCTGTTGGTCTTACACCATCTCAGAACTTAGCAGCAGTGATATCATCAGCATTTTACTCTCTATGGAATCTCCTTTCAGGCTTTCTCGTCCCACAGCCA AACATCCCAGGATGGTGGATTTGGTTCTACTATATCTGCCCAGTAGCATGGACACTGAAAGGAATTATATCATCTCAGCTAGGAGACGTGGAAACAAGGATTGTAGGACCTGGATTCGATGGGACTGTaaaagagtatcttgaagttaGTCTTGGCTACGGTCCTGGTATGATTGGAGTTTCAGCCATTGTTCTTATTGGCTTCAGTATTCTTTTTTTTACTGTCTTTGCTGTCTCAGTCAAGGTCCTCAACTTTCAAAAGAGATGA